From Spartinivicinus ruber, the proteins below share one genomic window:
- a CDS encoding LysE family translocator — MVFFVSWLAVMFPLAFSPGPANVVFAANGANVGVRKSLPLLLGVDFIFLIKSILVGVGFGSTLALYPQSLLYLQVIGSLYIFWLAIKFIKPVNKSSSTLNSNLGFKDGVILQLVNSKGWLLVALMFTLFTDQSAKEYGEYGIAILIVMLALLNITSHFIWIWMGSLIIKLIKNTYWAKYLNAGFALSLVLVGLWLLFDVFLNR; from the coding sequence ATGGTTTTTTTTGTTAGCTGGTTAGCAGTAATGTTTCCTTTAGCATTTAGTCCTGGCCCTGCTAATGTTGTTTTTGCAGCAAATGGCGCTAATGTTGGAGTTAGAAAGTCATTACCATTATTGTTAGGCGTAGACTTTATTTTTTTAATAAAATCTATTTTAGTTGGTGTAGGCTTTGGCTCTACTCTAGCACTATATCCACAGAGTTTATTGTATTTGCAGGTTATTGGCTCACTCTATATTTTTTGGTTAGCAATCAAATTTATCAAGCCTGTAAACAAATCTTCCTCAACACTAAATAGTAATTTGGGCTTTAAAGATGGTGTGATATTACAGCTAGTTAACTCTAAAGGGTGGCTATTGGTTGCGTTGATGTTTACCTTGTTCACCGACCAGTCAGCTAAAGAGTATGGTGAATATGGTATAGCTATCCTAATAGTCATGTTGGCCCTGTTAAACATTACATCACATTTTATCTGGATATGGATGGGCTCACTTATTATCAAACTAATCAAAAATACCTATTGGGCAAAATATTTAAATGCTGGTTTTGCATTAAGCTTAGTGCTAGTTGGTTTATGGCTTTTGTTTGATGTCTTTTTGAATCGATAG
- a CDS encoding MBOAT family O-acyltransferase — translation MLIFGITMNLGLLAYFKYANFFVENINLVLATQLSIANIVLPLAISFFTFQQIAYLVDAWKGETKEYSFLHYCLFVCFFPQLIAGPIVHHKEMLPQILRPTNLRPQATNFVIGITIFAIGFFKKTVIADNLALYVSPVFDNTNLTASIDFFTAWGSALAYTLQLYFDFSGYSEMAIGCARLFGVKLPINFFSPYKSTSIVEFWRRWHITLSRFLRDYLYIALGGNRHGKVRRYTNLLLTMVLGGLWHGAGWTFVIWGCLHGFYLVVNHAWVHLLKTFNLSIEKYKLYQLFSWALTLLAVVVGWVYFRAPNLEQANTILLAMAGEYGANLPSGIYAQLGGMSNWLADMGVGISQGGGKQLVLNALWVVVAAAIALKAPNVVEIFASKEKVSCDSKIQFQLSSLHWLQWDYNNRWVAKTALMLVFGILTLTQVSEFLYFQF, via the coding sequence ATGTTAATATTTGGTATTACCATGAACCTGGGTTTATTAGCCTATTTTAAATATGCTAACTTTTTTGTTGAAAATATAAACCTAGTATTGGCCACTCAGTTGAGTATAGCCAATATAGTTTTACCCCTAGCGATTTCTTTTTTTACATTTCAGCAAATTGCATATTTGGTTGATGCTTGGAAAGGAGAAACTAAGGAATATAGTTTTTTACACTATTGTTTGTTTGTTTGCTTTTTTCCACAGCTAATTGCTGGGCCTATTGTCCATCATAAAGAAATGTTGCCACAAATTTTGCGCCCCACAAACTTAAGGCCACAAGCAACAAACTTTGTCATTGGTATTACTATATTTGCTATTGGCTTTTTCAAAAAAACAGTAATAGCTGACAATTTAGCACTTTATGTCAGCCCAGTATTTGATAATACAAATTTAACAGCAAGCATTGATTTTTTTACTGCCTGGGGCAGTGCTTTAGCCTATACATTACAACTATACTTTGATTTTTCAGGTTATTCCGAAATGGCTATTGGGTGTGCTAGGCTATTTGGAGTAAAGCTACCCATCAACTTCTTTTCCCCATATAAGTCAACTAGTATAGTTGAGTTTTGGCGGCGTTGGCATATTACCTTATCTCGATTTCTAAGAGACTATCTTTACATTGCATTGGGGGGTAACCGCCATGGCAAAGTCAGGCGTTATACTAACCTATTACTAACTATGGTACTCGGAGGGCTTTGGCATGGCGCTGGTTGGACATTTGTTATTTGGGGGTGTTTGCATGGCTTCTATTTGGTAGTCAACCATGCCTGGGTTCATCTATTAAAAACATTTAATCTTTCAATAGAAAAGTACAAGCTTTATCAGCTGTTTAGTTGGGCTCTTACACTATTAGCGGTGGTTGTTGGCTGGGTTTACTTTCGTGCACCTAATCTTGAGCAAGCCAATACCATCCTTCTAGCAATGGCTGGAGAATATGGTGCAAACCTGCCTTCAGGTATTTATGCCCAGTTGGGTGGAATGTCTAATTGGTTAGCTGATATGGGGGTTGGAATATCCCAGGGGGGGGGCAAACAACTCGTCTTAAATGCTCTGTGGGTTGTAGTGGCAGCAGCGATTGCGTTGAAAGCTCCAAATGTAGTGGAAATATTTGCATCAAAAGAAAAAGTATCTTGTGATTCAAAAATTCAGTTTCAGCTTTCTTCATTGCATTGGCTTCAATGGGATTACAATAATAGATGGGTAGCTAAAACAGCATTGATGCTGGTTTTTGGTATTCTAACTCTTACTCAGGTTTCTGAATTTTTGTATTTCCAGTTTTAA